A genome region from Erigeron canadensis isolate Cc75 chromosome 3, C_canadensis_v1, whole genome shotgun sequence includes the following:
- the LOC122593632 gene encoding WD repeat-containing protein 76-like, which yields MCIIAPKIWGHGRPRGTTKSSNVSSEKKVISETPIGSRRSLRTQGIAPDDVTDPPKKLQNLKSHVIPKESPQDLIAFSMRDASCSSKSDEALVSKILSVRKEFGLKYGDCGKKFRVMASIDFNTMVLVPENVARVVPNSILSVKFFPSADMSIVAVGNKLGDVGFWNVDSEDKDGDGIYTYHLHRAPVSAIIIQPFSLNKIITSCYNGQVRSLDIEKEMFDLVYSSDGHEIVSMSQRLDYVNSLYIGEGPGVVRSWDERSGKTSFSWELHEARINTIDFNSENVNMMVTSSTDRTVCIWDLRKLGKSKPNSLKMITCERAVP from the exons ATGTGTATCATCGCACCCAAAATTTGGGGGCACGGGCGGCCCAG GGGAACGACTAAATCATCCAATGTTAGTTCAGAGAAGAAAGTGATATCCGAAACTCCAATCGGAAGTCGTAGATCTTTAAGAACCCAAGGAATAGCACCTGATGATGTTACTGATCCACCGAAGAAGTTACAAAACCTAAAATCACATGTTATTCCTAAGGAATCTCCACAAGATTTGATTGCGTTTAGTATGAGAGATGCAAGTTGTAGTTCTAAATCGGATGAGGCACTTGTCAGTAAGATTTTGAGTGTTCGTAAGGAGTTTGGATTAAAATATGGTGATTGTGGGAAGAAGTTTCGGGTTATGGCTTCAATTGATTTCAATACGATGGTGTTGGTACCGGAGAATGTTGCTCGTGTTGTGCCAAATAGCATATTGAGTGTTAAGTTCTTTCCTTCAGCTGATATGAGTATTGTTGCTGTGGGGAATAAACTTGGAGATGTAGGGTTTTGGAATGTGGATTCAGAAGATAAGGATGGTGATGGGATTTACACGTATCATCTTCATCGGGCGCCTGTTTCAGCAATCATTATTCAACCATTTTCATTGAACAAG ATAATTACAAGCTGTTACAATGGCCAAGTACGCTCATTAGATATAGAAAAAGAGATGTTTGATCTGGTATACTCCAGTGATGGTCATGAAATAGTTTCTATGTCTCAACGACTTGACTATGTTAACTCCTTGTATATTGGGGAGGGTCCTGGAGTAGTTCGTAGTTGGGATGAGAGGTCCGGGAAGACATCATTTTCTTGGGAGCTGCATGAGGCTAGAATTAATACGATCGATTTTAATTCAGAAAATGTTAATATGATGGTTACCAGTTCAACAGATAGAACTGTTTGCATTTGGGATTTGAGAAAACTTGGTAAGAGCAAGCCTAACTCTCTTAAGATGATTACTTGTGAGAGGGCGGTACCATAG
- the LOC122593589 gene encoding 60S ribosomal protein L39-1 produces the protein MPSHKTFMIKKKLGKKMRQNRPIPHWIRLRTDNTIRYNAKRRHWRRTKLGF, from the exons ATG CCATCACACAAGACTTTCATGATCAAGAAGAAGCTGGGGAAGAAGATGAGGCAAAACAGGCCCATTCCTCACTGGATTCGCTTGAGGACTGACAATACCATCCG GTACAACGCCAAGCGCAGGCACTGGCGCAGAACCAAGCTTGGATTCTGA